A window from Culex pipiens pallens isolate TS chromosome 3, TS_CPP_V2, whole genome shotgun sequence encodes these proteins:
- the LOC120425133 gene encoding protein bangles and beads, producing MKVLLICALACVALSGVLSASIIRVAREDVVVPIVEELIKEEIVSELRKDEIPVAVEEQPAKEQEIAVQEETVVPVESQRSVAEVVQVAEPVAIVADEKVVAVEEPVAVVAVEQVASVDSLRSVEPVVAVETPVAVVVNEVAEAVVPEAVVEKEVAPVESLRSVEPVVEVVEPAVAVVLEDVKKEEPVVEVVEGAVRSALPVVAEEEKPAEVVADAAAVVESEKPVEVVKEETVVPAVKTVAEVILAEAAAAKEVETVKEVEAVKEVEAAPVASLKSVEPVVAVEEPVAVVANVVADEEEKKEEPAVEALRSVPIKPFVEMVEEAKAAQADVVVEKAVEDKVVAPVESLRSAAPEVGVEEPVAVAVVEKEQVVEKVEEPVAEVKSAIVADEVAPVIAVEEEKVPVPEIAVEEKVVAVVESLRSALPVAVVDEPKVVVTEEKINEVVPAVKAVEAEKVVEESVDAVKAVPVVEEVAPVKEGEQDVERSADVKQDTPTTARPNLIQQIIQPVNNLIQNSPLGPILNRGSTTTTTTTNNPLAGENGEAAADEQAPAPTTTAPNVFQQIGQNIQNLLNPNAQNAQSAEGSTTARPNIIQQVQTAVGSVFNRPSSNAEQQPSQAQGPIQSLVNNVQNFFRPSTAAAPASEAATPASAASPPVEDAPIEEQQPADESSAPAEEQQSAV from the exons ATGAAAGTTCTCTTAATTTGTGCGTTAGCCTGTGTGGCGTTGAGTGGGGTCCTGAGTGCCTCGATCATCCGGGTAGCCCGCGAAGATGTAGTGGTACCGATTGTGGAAGAGCTCATCAAGGAGGAAATCGTGTCGGAACTGCGCAAGGATGAGATCCCGGTCGCCGTCGAGGAGCAGCCCGCCAAGGAACAGGAGATCGCCGTCCAGGAGGAAACGGTCGTCCCGGTCGAAAGCCAACGGTCGGTTGCCGAAGTCGTGCAGGTCGCCGAACCGGTGGCCATCGTCGCCGACGAGAAGGTAGTGGCCGTTGAAGAACCGGTCGCCGTCGTTGCCGTCGAGCAGGTCGCCAGCGTCGATTCCCTGCGCAGCGTTGAGCCCGTTGTGGCGGTCGAAACTCCGGTTGCGGTCGTTGTCAACGAGGTCGCCGAAGCCGTCGTTCCGGAAGCTGTCGTGGAAAAGGAAGTCGCTCCGGTTGAATCGCTGCGCAGTGTGGAACCGGTGGTCGAGGTTGTCGAGCCCGCCGTCGCCGTCGTTTTGGAGGATGTCAAGAAGGAGGAACCCGTCGTTGAAG TCGTCGAAGGTGCCGTCCGCTCTGCCCTGCCCGTGGTCGCCGAAGAGGAGAAGCCCGCCGAAGTTGTTGCCGACGCCGCCGCCGTTGTCGAGAGCGAGAAGCCCGTCGAGGTTGTCAAGGAGGAAACCGTCGTGCCCGCCGTGAAGACCGTTGCCGAAGTCATTCTGG CTGAAGCCGCCGCCGCCAAGGAGGTCGAAACCGTCAAGGAAGTCGAAGCCGTTAAGGAGGTGGAAGCCGCTCCCGTTGCCTCGCTGAAGAGCGTCGAGCCGGTCGTGGCCGTCGAGGAGCCCGTTGCCGTTGTTGCCAATGTCGTCGCCGATGAGGAGGAGAAGAAGGAGGAACCCGCCGTCGAGGCCCTGCGCAGCGTCCCAATCAAGCCGTTCGTCGAGATGGTCGAGGAAGCCAAGGCCGCCCAAGCCGATGTTGTCGTGGAGAAGGCCGTCGAGGATAAGGTGGTCGCGCCGGTTGAGTCGCTGCGTTCTGCTGCCCCGGAAGTTGGCGTGGAGGAACCCGTTGCCGTTGCCGTTGTTGAGAAGGAACAGGTTGTCGAGAAGGTCGAAGAGCCGGTTGCTGAGGTGAAGAGTGCCATTGTTGCCGATGAGGTTGCCCCGGTCATTGCGGTTGAGGAGGAGAAGGTCCCCGTGCCGGAGATTGCCGTTGAGGAGAAGGTTGTTGCCGTCGTTGAGTCGCTGCGATCTGCCCTGCCCGTGGCCGTTGTCGATGAGCCCAAGGTTGTGGTTACGGAAGAGAAGATCAACGAGGTCGTCCCGGCTGTGAAGGCTGTTGAAGCTGAGAAGGTTGTGGAGGAGTCGGTTGATGCCGTCAAGGCCGTGCCAGTTGTCGAGGAAGTTGCCCCGGTTAAGGAAGGTGAACAGGATGTTGAACGTTCCGCTGATGTGAAGCAGGATACTCCCACGACCGCTCGCCCCAATCTGATCCAGCAGATCATCCAGCCCGTGAACAACCTGATCCAGAACAGCCCACTGGGACCGATCTTGAACCGTGGAtcgaccaccaccaccaccactaccAACAACCCGCTGGCCGGAGAGAACGGTGAAGCTGCTGCCGATGAGCAGGCTCCCGCCCCGACCACCACCGCTCCCAACGTGTTCCAGCAGATCGGCCAGAACATCCAGAACCTGCTGAACCCGAACGCCCAGAACGCTCAGAGCGCCGAGGGAAGCACCACTGCCCGGCCTAACATCATCCAGCAGGTTCAGACCGCTGTCGGATCGGTGTTCAACCGCCCATCCAGCAACGCCGAACAGCAGCCCAGCCAGGCACAGGGACCCATCCAGAGTCTGGTGAACAACGTGCAGAACTTCTTCCGGCCGTCAACCGCCGCTGCCCCCGCCTCGGAGGCTGCCACTCCAGCGTCGGCCGCTTCCCCGCCTGTCGAGGATGCCCCCATCGAGGAGCAACAGCCCGCTGACGAAAGCTCCGCGCCTGCCGAAGAACAGCAATCTGCCGTCTGA
- the LOC128093376 gene encoding GATA zinc finger domain-containing protein 4-like, whose protein sequence is MWFYLRLVVLLVVVTSVKHVSTADAICERIDFNDFRSLKIYQCSGTYREILRLSAYGSSSKFTSYRPNVVYYLSNVVPGISCCETIESFFVNAFTEIRMIYQLSFRTTSSLTVRLLDLDQKDSRGNPAVAQIWSTQTATATWSLFLGRVEKEIKRALIQIEVDMSTEGSIAIEYLTVFNPLVLEEFCMQLDEFYVPPSTTSTARPTTPISRTTTRRTTTRRTTSTTTTEVPTTTTTTEAPTTTTTTTTEAPTTTTTTTTEAPTTTTTTEASSNNDDNNRSSNNDYNNRSSNNDDNNRSSNNDDNHKSSENYNNNKGSNNDDNNNRTTNNDDVNNNNNRNFNNINYKICNKNNRNSNKYYSGVSNYLGTNFDSYNIDILPSRDYYNSAINNRKHNRINPDTAYSDHILHPTYPNYNAKNNSDKRSRNIDSGTNDNNLYNGKAA, encoded by the exons atgtggtTTTATTTAAGACTTGTTGTGTTGCTAGTAGTTGTTACAAGTGTGAAGCACGTTTCTACGGCAGATGCCATTTGCGAACGAATAGATTTCAATGATTTCAGATCTTTGAAGATCTATCAGTGCTCGGGCACATACAGAGAGATATTGCGGCTATCTGCCTATGGCTCGTCGTCCAAGTTCACCTCATACCGTCCAAACGTAGTGTACTACTTGTCTAATGTCGTACCGGGAATCAGTTGTTGTGAAACAATTGAAAGTTTCTTCGTGAATGCCTTCACTGAGATTCGAATGATTTATCAGCTATCGTTCCGCACCACCTCTTCACTGACCGTGAGACTgcttgatttagatcaaaaagaTTCTCGAGGAAATCCGGCCGTGGCACAAATTTGGTCCACCCAAACTGCCACCGCGACGTGGAGTTTATTCCTGGGACGGGTGGAAAAAGAAATCAAACGAGCACTGATACAGATCGAAGTTGATATGAGTACCGAGGGTAGCATTGCTATCGAGTACTTGACGGTGTTCAATCCGCTGGTGCTGGAAGAGTTCTGCATGCAACTAGACGAATTTTACGTGCCTCCTTCAACGACTAGCACCGCTCGACCTACCACCCCAATTAGTCGGACTACCACGAGAAGGACTACCACGCGGAGAACAACATCAACTACCACTACGGAAgtcccaacaacaacaaccacaacaGAAGCTCCAACGACTACAACAACAACTACAACAGAAGCTCCAACGACTACAACAACAACTACAACAGAAGCTCCAACAACGACGACAACAACAGAagc AAGCTCCAACAACGACGACAACAACAGAAGCTCCAACAACGACTACAACAACAGAAGTTCCAACAACGACGACAACAACAGAAGTTCCAACAACGACGACAACCACAAAAGCTCCGAgaactacaacaacaacaaaggcTCTAACAACGACGACAACAATAACAGAACCACCAATAACGACGACgtcaacaataacaacaacagaaACTTCAACAACATCAACTACAAAATCTGCAACAAGAACAACCGAAATTCCAACAAATACTACTCCGGTGTTTCCAACTACCTTGGAACCAATTTCGA TTCCTACAACATCGACATCCTCCCTTCCCGAGACTACTACAACTCAGCTATCAACAACAGAAAGCACAACCGAATCAACCCAGACACAGCCTACTCGGACCACATCCTCCACCCGACGTACCCGAACTACAACGCGAAGAACAACTCCGACAAGCGTTCCAGAAACATCGACAGCGGAACCAACGACAACAACCTCTACAACGGCAAAGCTGCCTGA